One genomic window of Phoenix dactylifera cultivar Barhee BC4 chromosome 6, palm_55x_up_171113_PBpolish2nd_filt_p, whole genome shotgun sequence includes the following:
- the LOC103716174 gene encoding uncharacterized protein LOC103716174 isoform X1: MFTEGLDSHALRWVREGHASFSNPQHRMDPLRGPSNGGRGFGIPPPEKFRSGHLPRGAIPMSHTIPREDESYSGSDMDESSDTEAEIYGGRYSVDSSPRDDVSGHRAPNGASAAAGIGRRCTVPVSGQHYNSSDGYSDFSLPRDTAQQQLQQPRKQIHVNGYMEEEEEDGLSDSGWSSASQVGRNNGGSGVASRVSNVPFRGYAKVNVQRVGVNSQGSYPAECYSHKVPFRKDANVSADKVGMNSQGGYHPESYSHRVPSREDVQATAEMDGPSDAPSAPPINGCVQEISHASEPIPSGRLYDTRAASSKGPAIKQEAHSHVNDGSNILDQNARNTSRSSGAEVAPSSSLFPARVPTFHASAQGPWHSVIAYDACVRLCLHSWARGCMEAPVFLENECALLRSAFGLQHILLQSEEELLAKRSSELVSEGAAPKPKKTIGKMKVQVRKVRMSPDMPSGCSFSSMKAPMVKLESLRCRMSNLRSTLSSRWESVRKVRVLPNLPANSSFSRHSLAYMHASAQYVKQVSGLLKIGVTTLRSSSSYEIVQETYSCQLRLKSSTEEDCVRMQPGSGETHVFFPDSLGDDLIVDVYDSKGKSCGRVVAQVANIAEDPSDKVRWWSIYHEPEHELVGRIQLYVNYTTSPDENSGLKYGSVAETVAYDIVLEVAMKAQHFQQRNLLLHGQWKWLLTEFASYYGVSDAYTKLRYLSYVMDVATPTADCLMLVHDLLLPVILKSRSKNTLSHQENCILGEIEEQIEQILAMVFENYKSLDESLPSGMVEVFRPATGTPAPTLVPAVKLYTLLHDILTPEAQLKLCSYFQAAAKKRMRRHLVETDEYVAGNCEANLMDVVTISTAYQKMKSLCLNIRNEIFTDIEIHNQHVLPSFIDLPNLSASIYSVELCGRLRAFLVACPPTGPSPPVADLVIATADFQKDLASWNISPIKGGIDAKELFHLYIILWIQDKRLGLLESCKLDKQVKWSGVQTQHMTTPFVDDMYDRLKDTLNEYEVIICRWPEYTFVLENAIADIEKAVVEALEKQYADVLAPLKDSMTPKKFGLKYVQKLAKRNSISPYNVPDELGILLNTMKIMIDVLRPKIEMQLKSWGSCIPDGGGVAAEDRLGEVSVTLKAKFRNYLQAVVEKLAENTRAQSTTKLKKIIQDSKDAIAESDIRSRMQPLKDHLMQTINHLHTVFEVHVFVAVCRGFWHRMGQDVLSFLENRKENRAWYKGARVTVAVLDDTFASQMQQLLGNALQEKDLEPPRSIMEVRSVLCKDASVHKDSNFYY, translated from the exons CGAGGTCCAAGTAATGGCGGCCGTGGGTTTGGCATTCCGCCTCCGGAGAAATTCCGGAGCGGGCACCTGCCGAGAGGGGCGATCCCCATGTCCCACACCATTCCTAGAGAAGATGAAAGTTATTCTGGCTCGGACATGGATGAGTCCTCCGATACCGAGGCTGAGATCTATGGAGGACGGTACTCTGTTGATTCTTCACCTCGGGATGATGTCTCAGGGCACAGGGCACCTAATGGAGCCTCCGCCGCAGCTGGCATTGGTCGTCGGTGCACAGTTCCGGTTTCCGGGCAGCATTACAACTCAAGTGATGGTTACTCGGACTTCAGTTTGCCAAGGGATACTGCCCAGCAGCAGCTGCAGCAGCCGAGGAAGCAAATACATGTGAATGGAtacatggaagaagaggaggaagatgggTTGTCTGATTCTGGCTGGAGCTCTGCTAGTCAGGTGGGAAGGAATAATGGTGGTTCTGGTGTGGCTTCGAGAGTGAGTAATGTTCCCTTCAGAGGATATGCGAAGGTTAATGTGCAGAGGGTTGgtgtgaattcccaagggagcTATCCTGCAGAGTGCTATTCTCATAAAGTTCCTTTCAGAAAGGATGCAAATGTTAGTGCTGATAAAGTTGGCATGAATTCACAAGGGGGCTATCATCCAGAGAGCTACTCTCACCGTGTTCCCTCTCGAGAAGATGTGCAAGCTACTGCTGAGATG GATGGTCCCTCTGATGCACCAAGTGCACCGCCAATTAATGGCTGTGTTCAGGAAATCAGCCATGCTTCTGAACCAATACCATCAGGGAGATTATACGATACTCGTGCAGCAAGTTCAAAGGGCCCAGCTATTAAACAGGAGGCACATTCGCATGTTAATGATGGAAGCAATATACTGGACCAGAATGCTAG GAACACATCTAGATCTAGCGGTGCTGAAGTTGCCCCATCTTCTAGTTTGTTTCCAGCTCGAGTTCCCACCTTTCATGCAAG TGCACAAGGGCCCTGGCATTCTGTgattgcatatgatgcatgtgttCGGCTATGCCTTCATTCATGGGCTAGAGGTTGTATGGAAGCTCCAGTTTTCTTGGAAAATGAGTGTGCGCTGTTGCGAAGTGCTTTTGG TCTGCAGCATATCTTGTTACAGTCAGAGGAGGAACTGCTGGCAAAGCGCTCTTCAGAGCTTGTCAGTGAAGGAGCAGCGCCCAAGCCCAAAAAAACAATAGGCAAGATGAAAGTCcaag TTCGTAAGGTCAGAATGTCTCCGGATATGCCTTCTGGCTGCAGTTTTTCATCCATGAAAGCACCCATGGTAAAACTTGAATCACTTCGTTGTCGCATGTCCAATTTACGATCAACTCTTTCGTCAAGATGGGAATCAGTTCGGAAAGTTCGTGTTTTACCCAATCTGCCTGCGAATAGTTCATTTTCAAGGCACAGCTTAGCATATATGCATGCTAGTGCTCAGTATGTTAAGCAGGTCTCTGGCCTTCTAAAAATTGGGGTTACTACTCTTCGTAGCAGTTCATCATATGAAATTGTCCAAG AAACATATTCGTGTCAGTTGAGGCTGAAAAGTTCAACTGAAGAGGATTGTGTTCGGATGCAACCTGGATCTGGCGAAACACATGTGTT CTTTCCTGATAGCTTAGGAGATGATTTAATTGTTGATGTCTATGATTCCAAAGGAAAGTCATGTGGCCGAGTTGTAGCTCAAGTGGCTAACATTGCAGAAGATCCT AGTGACAAAGTTCGCTGGTGGTCCATTTATCACGAACCGGAGCATGAACTTGTTGGGCGAATACAACTTTATGTAAATTACACAACCAGTCCAGATGAAAACAGTGGTCTCAAG TACGGCTCTGTTGCAGAAACAGTGGCTTATGATATAGTCTTGGAAGTTGCAATGAAAGCTCAACATTTTCAACAAAGGAATCTGTTGCTGCATGGACAATGGAAATGGCTACTGACAGAATTTGCCTCCTACTATGGTGTTTCAGATGCATATACCAAACTAAG ATACCTTTCTTATGTCATGGATGTGGCAACCCCTACAGCAGACTGTCTCATGTTGGTTCATGATCTGCTACTGCCTGTGATTTTGAAGAGCCGTAGTAAGAATACATTGAGTCATCAAGAg AACTGCATTCTTGGAGAAATCGAGGAGCAGATCGAGCAGATTCTAGCTATGGTTTTTGAAAATTACAAGTCCCTGGATGAGTCTTTACCATCAGGAATGGTGGAAGTTTTTAGGCCTGCTACTGGGACTCCAGCTCCAACATTGGTACCTGCTGTAAAGCTGTATACTCTTCTGCATGATATTCTAACTCCAGAGGCACAACTAAAGCTGTGCAGTTATTTCCAG GCTGCTGCAAAGAAGAGGATGAGGCGGCACTTGGTTGAAACTGATGAGTATGTTGCAGGCAACTGTGAAGCCAACTTGATGGATGTTGTGACCATTTCTACTGCTTACCAGAAGATGAAATCACTCTGCTTAAATATCcgaaatgaaatttttacagacATCGAAATCCATAATCAGCATGTGCTCCCCAG CTTCATAGACCTTCCGAATCTATCTGCGTCCATTTACAGCGTGGAACTCTGTGGTAGATTGCGTGCATTCCTTGTTGCATGCCCTCCTACTGGCCCCTCACCACCTGTTGCAGATCTTGTAATTGCAACAGCTGATTTCCAAAAGGATCTTGCTAGTTGGAACATTAG TCCTATTAAAGGAGGCATTGATGCTAAGGAGTTATTCCACCtgtatattatattatggaTCCAAGATAAACGCCTTGGGTTGCTTGAGTCTTGTAAATTAGATAAG CAGGTAAAATGGTCAGGAGTTCAAACACAGCATATGACAACGCCATTTGTTGATGACATGTATGACCGACTGAAAGATACTTTGAATGAATATGAGGTCATCATATGCCGCTGGCCAGAATACACCTTTGTTTTGGAGAAT GCCATTGCAGATATTGAGAAGGCAGTGGTTGAGGCTTTGGAGAAGCAATATGCAGATGTGTTGGCTCCATTGAAGGATAGTATGACACCAAAGAAATTTGGCCTCAAATACGTTCAGAAACTTGCTAAGCGCAACTCAATCTCTCCTTATAATGTGCCTGATGAA CTGGGAATTCTCTTGAATACTATGAAAATAATGATTGATGTTCTGCGACCAAAAATAGAGATGCAGTTGAAATCTTGGGGTTCTTGTATACCTGATGGTGGGGGTGTAGCTGCCGAAGATCGCCTGGGCGAAGTAAGTGTAACATTGAAAGCGAAGTTCAGGAATTACCTGCAAGCGGTTGTAGAGAAACTTGCAGAGAAT ACTCGAGCACAGAGCACCACAAAGCTCAAGAAGATCATCCAAGACTCAAAGGATGCTATAGCAGAATCTGATATTAGAAGCAGAATGCAGCCCTTGAAGGATCACCTTATGCAGACAATTAATCACCTCCATACAGTCTTTGAGGTTCATGTGTTTGTAGCAGTATGTCGAGGCTTTTGGCACCGAATGGGGCAG GATGTCCTTAGTTTCTTGGAGAATCGAAAAGAGAACAGAGCATGGTATAAAGGTGCACGAGTCACAGTGGCT GTTTTGGATGACACATTTGCATCACAGATGCAGCAACTGCTTGGTAATGCACTGCAGGAGAAAGACCTGGAGCCACCCAGATCAATCATGGAAGTGCGTTCAGTGCTTTGCAAGGATGCATCTGTTCATAAGGATTCAAATTTCTACTATTAG
- the LOC103716174 gene encoding uncharacterized protein LOC103716174 isoform X2, whose amino-acid sequence MFTEGLDSHALRWVREGHASFSNPQHRMDPLRGPSNGGRGFGIPPPEKFRSGHLPRGAIPMSHTIPREDESYSGSDMDESSDTEAEIYGGRYSVDSSPRDDVSGHRAPNGASAAAGIGRRCTVPVSGQHYNSSDGYSDFSLPRDTAQQQLQQPRKQIHVNGYMEEEEEDGLSDSGWSSASQVGRNNGGSGVASRVSNVPFRGYAKVNVQRVGVNSQGSYPAECYSHKVPFRKDANVSADKVGMNSQGGYHPESYSHRVPSREDVQATAEMDGPSDAPSAPPINGCVQEISHASEPIPSGRLYDTRAASSKGPAIKQEAHSHVNDGSNILDQNARNTSRSSGAEVAPSSSLFPARVPTFHASAQGPWHSVIAYDACVRLCLHSWARGCMEAPVFLENECALLRSAFGLQHILLQSEEELLAKRSSELVSEGAAPKPKKTIGKMKVQVRKVRMSPDMPSGCSFSSMKAPMVKLESLRCRMSNLRSTLSSRWESVRKVRVLPNLPANSSFSRHSLAYMHASAQYVKQVSGLLKIGVTTLRSSSSYEIVQETYSCQLRLKSSTEEDCVRMQPGSGETHVFFPDSLGDDLIVDVYDSKGKSCGRVVAQVANIAEDPSDKVRWWSIYHEPEHELVGRIQLYVNYTTSPDENSGLKYGSVAETVAYDIVLEVAMKAQHFQQRNLLLHGQWKWLLTEFASYYGVSDAYTKLRYLSYVMDVATPTADCLMLVHDLLLPVILKSRSKNTLSHQENCILGEIEEQIEQILAMVFENYKSLDESLPSGMVEVFRPATGTPAPTLVPAVKLYTLLHDILTPEAQLKLCSYFQAAAKKRMRRHLVETDEYVAGNCEANLMDVVTISTAYQKMKSLCLNIRNEIFTDIEIHNQHVLPSFIDLPNLSASIYSVELCGRLRAFLVACPPTGPSPPVADLVIATADFQKDLASWNISPIKGGIDAKELFHLYIILWIQDKRLGLLESCKLDKVKWSGVQTQHMTTPFVDDMYDRLKDTLNEYEVIICRWPEYTFVLENAIADIEKAVVEALEKQYADVLAPLKDSMTPKKFGLKYVQKLAKRNSISPYNVPDELGILLNTMKIMIDVLRPKIEMQLKSWGSCIPDGGGVAAEDRLGEVSVTLKAKFRNYLQAVVEKLAENTRAQSTTKLKKIIQDSKDAIAESDIRSRMQPLKDHLMQTINHLHTVFEVHVFVAVCRGFWHRMGQDVLSFLENRKENRAWYKGARVTVAVLDDTFASQMQQLLGNALQEKDLEPPRSIMEVRSVLCKDASVHKDSNFYY is encoded by the exons CGAGGTCCAAGTAATGGCGGCCGTGGGTTTGGCATTCCGCCTCCGGAGAAATTCCGGAGCGGGCACCTGCCGAGAGGGGCGATCCCCATGTCCCACACCATTCCTAGAGAAGATGAAAGTTATTCTGGCTCGGACATGGATGAGTCCTCCGATACCGAGGCTGAGATCTATGGAGGACGGTACTCTGTTGATTCTTCACCTCGGGATGATGTCTCAGGGCACAGGGCACCTAATGGAGCCTCCGCCGCAGCTGGCATTGGTCGTCGGTGCACAGTTCCGGTTTCCGGGCAGCATTACAACTCAAGTGATGGTTACTCGGACTTCAGTTTGCCAAGGGATACTGCCCAGCAGCAGCTGCAGCAGCCGAGGAAGCAAATACATGTGAATGGAtacatggaagaagaggaggaagatgggTTGTCTGATTCTGGCTGGAGCTCTGCTAGTCAGGTGGGAAGGAATAATGGTGGTTCTGGTGTGGCTTCGAGAGTGAGTAATGTTCCCTTCAGAGGATATGCGAAGGTTAATGTGCAGAGGGTTGgtgtgaattcccaagggagcTATCCTGCAGAGTGCTATTCTCATAAAGTTCCTTTCAGAAAGGATGCAAATGTTAGTGCTGATAAAGTTGGCATGAATTCACAAGGGGGCTATCATCCAGAGAGCTACTCTCACCGTGTTCCCTCTCGAGAAGATGTGCAAGCTACTGCTGAGATG GATGGTCCCTCTGATGCACCAAGTGCACCGCCAATTAATGGCTGTGTTCAGGAAATCAGCCATGCTTCTGAACCAATACCATCAGGGAGATTATACGATACTCGTGCAGCAAGTTCAAAGGGCCCAGCTATTAAACAGGAGGCACATTCGCATGTTAATGATGGAAGCAATATACTGGACCAGAATGCTAG GAACACATCTAGATCTAGCGGTGCTGAAGTTGCCCCATCTTCTAGTTTGTTTCCAGCTCGAGTTCCCACCTTTCATGCAAG TGCACAAGGGCCCTGGCATTCTGTgattgcatatgatgcatgtgttCGGCTATGCCTTCATTCATGGGCTAGAGGTTGTATGGAAGCTCCAGTTTTCTTGGAAAATGAGTGTGCGCTGTTGCGAAGTGCTTTTGG TCTGCAGCATATCTTGTTACAGTCAGAGGAGGAACTGCTGGCAAAGCGCTCTTCAGAGCTTGTCAGTGAAGGAGCAGCGCCCAAGCCCAAAAAAACAATAGGCAAGATGAAAGTCcaag TTCGTAAGGTCAGAATGTCTCCGGATATGCCTTCTGGCTGCAGTTTTTCATCCATGAAAGCACCCATGGTAAAACTTGAATCACTTCGTTGTCGCATGTCCAATTTACGATCAACTCTTTCGTCAAGATGGGAATCAGTTCGGAAAGTTCGTGTTTTACCCAATCTGCCTGCGAATAGTTCATTTTCAAGGCACAGCTTAGCATATATGCATGCTAGTGCTCAGTATGTTAAGCAGGTCTCTGGCCTTCTAAAAATTGGGGTTACTACTCTTCGTAGCAGTTCATCATATGAAATTGTCCAAG AAACATATTCGTGTCAGTTGAGGCTGAAAAGTTCAACTGAAGAGGATTGTGTTCGGATGCAACCTGGATCTGGCGAAACACATGTGTT CTTTCCTGATAGCTTAGGAGATGATTTAATTGTTGATGTCTATGATTCCAAAGGAAAGTCATGTGGCCGAGTTGTAGCTCAAGTGGCTAACATTGCAGAAGATCCT AGTGACAAAGTTCGCTGGTGGTCCATTTATCACGAACCGGAGCATGAACTTGTTGGGCGAATACAACTTTATGTAAATTACACAACCAGTCCAGATGAAAACAGTGGTCTCAAG TACGGCTCTGTTGCAGAAACAGTGGCTTATGATATAGTCTTGGAAGTTGCAATGAAAGCTCAACATTTTCAACAAAGGAATCTGTTGCTGCATGGACAATGGAAATGGCTACTGACAGAATTTGCCTCCTACTATGGTGTTTCAGATGCATATACCAAACTAAG ATACCTTTCTTATGTCATGGATGTGGCAACCCCTACAGCAGACTGTCTCATGTTGGTTCATGATCTGCTACTGCCTGTGATTTTGAAGAGCCGTAGTAAGAATACATTGAGTCATCAAGAg AACTGCATTCTTGGAGAAATCGAGGAGCAGATCGAGCAGATTCTAGCTATGGTTTTTGAAAATTACAAGTCCCTGGATGAGTCTTTACCATCAGGAATGGTGGAAGTTTTTAGGCCTGCTACTGGGACTCCAGCTCCAACATTGGTACCTGCTGTAAAGCTGTATACTCTTCTGCATGATATTCTAACTCCAGAGGCACAACTAAAGCTGTGCAGTTATTTCCAG GCTGCTGCAAAGAAGAGGATGAGGCGGCACTTGGTTGAAACTGATGAGTATGTTGCAGGCAACTGTGAAGCCAACTTGATGGATGTTGTGACCATTTCTACTGCTTACCAGAAGATGAAATCACTCTGCTTAAATATCcgaaatgaaatttttacagacATCGAAATCCATAATCAGCATGTGCTCCCCAG CTTCATAGACCTTCCGAATCTATCTGCGTCCATTTACAGCGTGGAACTCTGTGGTAGATTGCGTGCATTCCTTGTTGCATGCCCTCCTACTGGCCCCTCACCACCTGTTGCAGATCTTGTAATTGCAACAGCTGATTTCCAAAAGGATCTTGCTAGTTGGAACATTAG TCCTATTAAAGGAGGCATTGATGCTAAGGAGTTATTCCACCtgtatattatattatggaTCCAAGATAAACGCCTTGGGTTGCTTGAGTCTTGTAAATTAGATAAG GTAAAATGGTCAGGAGTTCAAACACAGCATATGACAACGCCATTTGTTGATGACATGTATGACCGACTGAAAGATACTTTGAATGAATATGAGGTCATCATATGCCGCTGGCCAGAATACACCTTTGTTTTGGAGAAT GCCATTGCAGATATTGAGAAGGCAGTGGTTGAGGCTTTGGAGAAGCAATATGCAGATGTGTTGGCTCCATTGAAGGATAGTATGACACCAAAGAAATTTGGCCTCAAATACGTTCAGAAACTTGCTAAGCGCAACTCAATCTCTCCTTATAATGTGCCTGATGAA CTGGGAATTCTCTTGAATACTATGAAAATAATGATTGATGTTCTGCGACCAAAAATAGAGATGCAGTTGAAATCTTGGGGTTCTTGTATACCTGATGGTGGGGGTGTAGCTGCCGAAGATCGCCTGGGCGAAGTAAGTGTAACATTGAAAGCGAAGTTCAGGAATTACCTGCAAGCGGTTGTAGAGAAACTTGCAGAGAAT ACTCGAGCACAGAGCACCACAAAGCTCAAGAAGATCATCCAAGACTCAAAGGATGCTATAGCAGAATCTGATATTAGAAGCAGAATGCAGCCCTTGAAGGATCACCTTATGCAGACAATTAATCACCTCCATACAGTCTTTGAGGTTCATGTGTTTGTAGCAGTATGTCGAGGCTTTTGGCACCGAATGGGGCAG GATGTCCTTAGTTTCTTGGAGAATCGAAAAGAGAACAGAGCATGGTATAAAGGTGCACGAGTCACAGTGGCT GTTTTGGATGACACATTTGCATCACAGATGCAGCAACTGCTTGGTAATGCACTGCAGGAGAAAGACCTGGAGCCACCCAGATCAATCATGGAAGTGCGTTCAGTGCTTTGCAAGGATGCATCTGTTCATAAGGATTCAAATTTCTACTATTAG